Part of the Moorella sp. E308F genome, TGCCCCTCCAGGATGAGATCAAGGGTGTTTTTGCTCATCAGTACCCGTCCCCGGGCTACGGCCACCCGCTCGGTAACGGCCTTGGCGCCCACATCTACCATTCGTGCAGCACCTTTGGCATCAAGGTGGGTCAGGGGATTGCTCATAACAATGCCTCCATAATACACTGCTTATTTACTTTGTGCCTTTACAGATACAAACCTTTAGTGAAGGAACGACCCGCTTCCCCCCACGGACATTAACCTCACCGGAGCTTAACTTAAACCAACTCCTACTTCCCACTTCCCACCTCTCACTTCTTAAACATCAGCCGCCGATCTGGGACATGACCCGCGGCTGGCGCCAGCCGGTTTCCATATGGTGTTCGGCCGGCTTTAAGGTCACAGCCCGGGCAAAAATAGCCGCCAGTTCCGCCTCCGAAGCCCCGGCGCGTAAAGGCCCTTTGATGTCTATTTCCCCGTCCCAGTAGAGGCAGGGCCTGAGTTTCCCGTCGGCCGTCAGGCGCAGGCGGTTGCAGCGATGACAAAAGTGACTGGACATGGCGCTGATAAAGCCGATACTGCCTTTACCGCCGGCCACCTTAAAGTTAACTGCCGGCCCGTTGGTTACCAGGTCCGCTAAAGGTTCCAGGAGATAGACCCGGCTGATCCGGCTTTTAATCTCGTCCATGGATACATAACCGCCAGCAGAAGCAGCAGCCGCGCCAATGGGCATCAGTTCAATAAAGCGGATATGCAAAGGCTTTTCTTGAGCCAGTCGGGCAAAATCCAGGATCTCGTCGTCATTAAAGCCGCGGGTAACGACAACATTGAGTTTTACCGGTGTCAGGCCCACGGCCAGGGCGGCATGGATGCCCTGCCAGACGCTGCTGATATTGCCGCGGCGGGTGATATAACGGTAACGTTCTTTCTTTAATGTGTCCAGGCTGATATTCACCCGGCTCAAGCCCGCTTCTTTGAGGGGCCTGGCCAGGCCGCTCAGGAAGATGCCATTGGTGGTCAGGGAAACCTCTTTGATGGCCGGAAGTTTAGCCAGCTCCCGCACCAGGGTCACGACGTTTTTGCGCACCAGGGGCTCGCCCCCGGTGAGGCGGATGCGGTTTATCCCGGTGCTGCCGGCCACCCGCGCAATGGTGACGATCTCCTCCAGGCGGAGGATATCCTGGTGACTCTTTAAGGGCACCCCGGTAGCCGGCATACAGTAGCGGCAGCGCAGGTTGCAGCGGTCGGTTATGGCAATACGCAGGTAGTTTATCTGACGGCGAAAGGCATCTTCCACCGGTCTCCCTCTTTTCTCCGGCAAAGGCTTCTTCGTTATGCCGCTTTTTTATTCTAAATTATAGCTACCCTTGATGGTCCTGGCTCCGGTGTGGAGTTTCTTCCAGAAGGGTTTCCCGCGGCCGCAGGAGATATACCGTCACTTCCTGGCCGGCGGCAAAACCCTCGGCCAGGCGGGGTACCACCACAATACCGTCGGCCCGGGCCAGGGCCATGATGGTGCCGGCACCGCGGGAGGTCGGAATGGCCACCAGCCTGCCCCCTTCTCTTTCCAGGCGGACACGGACAAACTCCTCCCGGCCCAGGGGGGAGTAGATTTTACGGGCCAGGACGGCTTGCACCCGCTCCCGCCGGGGCGGTTCCAGGCCCTGGCGGTAATAGATAACGGGCCTGGCAAAGAGTTCCGCGCACAGGGCGGCGGATACCGGGTAGCCGGGTACGCCAATCACCGGCTTTCCATCGACTATACCCAGGATTACCGGCTTTCCGGGCCGGGTGGCGACCCCATGGGTCAACACCTGCCCCAGCTCAGCCACCAGGCGGGCGGTATAGTCCTCCCGCCCGGCCGATGAGCCGGCATTGATGAGGACCAGGTCGCTTTCCGCTACGGCCTGCACCAGGCGTTCCTTTAAGAGCTGGTAATCATCCGGGGTAATGGGGTAAACCCGGGGCTCACCCCCCCACTGTACGACCAGGCCAGCCAGCATGGTACCGTTAGACTCCAGAATCTGGCCGGGAGCCGGGTTGGGGTTTGGCGGCACCACCTCCGTCCCCGTGGGCAGGATGGCTACCCGCGGTCGCGGCCGGACGGCCACCCTCGTTACTCCGGCAGATAGGAGGCCTCCAAGGTCATAGGGGGTGAGGGCATGGCCGGCCGACACCAGCAGCTCGCCGGCCATGATGTCCTCGCCCACCGGCCGGACGTTCTGCCCTGGTACAGCCGGGCGCCTGATGACAGCCGTTGCCTTATCTTTAAAGACCACCTCTTCAATCATAATAACGGCGTCAAAGCCCTCCGGTAAGGGATCGCCCGTATCGACAAGCACTGCCTCGCGGTCCGGGGCCAGCTCCAGAGGTTCCCCCTCGCTGGCACCAAAGGTCTTTTCCGCCCGCACCGCTATCCCGTCCATGGCTGCCGCCGGGTAGTGGGGTGAGGAGATGGCGGCATAGACCGGTGCTGCCGTCACCCGGCCCAGGGCCCGGGTAACGTCTACTTCTTCAGCCGGCAGCCCCGCCAGGTAGCCATTGGACCTTAAAGATCCTAGAAATTCCTCCAGGGCCTCCTGCCATGGCCTGTTGGTGACAAAGACCTTGCGTGCCAATTACCAACCCTTCCTTCCCGGGTTTAATAGAACATAATTCCCCTCTCCGGTTCCTCTTAACGCACTATAGAAGACGGGATTAAACAAGCTACTAAATACCGGGGCACCTAAAATAATTTAACCTCTACCCTCGTACCGGCTTCCAGACCCTCTTCCTCCATGGGTATGGCTACCAGGCCGTCGGCCTGGACCATGGATGAGATCATACTCGAGCCCCCGGGTACCGGTACGGCCAGGTACCCATCCGGGCCTGCTTCCAGGCGGACGCGGATATAATCCTCGCGGCCGGGAATAGAAGTAACTGTCCGGCTTAAGATCGCCTCCACCGTCCTCCCGGCCAGATGATCGTAGCTCCCGTAGCGCAGCAGGGGTTCGATTAAGAGCCTGAAAACAACCATGGCTGAAACGGGATGGCCCGGCAGGCCCAAAATCATCTTATCGCCGGCCACTGCCGCAACGGTGGGCTTACCCGGGCGGAGGGCCACACCGTGAAAGAGGATACCCGGCTGTCCCAGGCCAGCCAGGACCTGGACGGTTAAATCGCGGGTGCCGACAGAGCTGCCGCCGGAAAGGAGCACCAGGTGGTTTTCCGTCATGGCCTTTCGTACCCCGGTTGTGAGCTCTTCCATATCATCGGGGGCAATACCGTACAGGGCGGCCTCAGCGCCACACTTCCTGACCAGTCCGGCCAGGGTGTAGGAATTAATATCCCTTACCTGGCCGGGTCCGGGATCAGCCTCGGGAGGGACGATTTCATTGCCGGTAGCCAGGATGCCCACCCGCCAGGGTTCATATACAGTCACCCGGGTTACCCCCAGACTGGCCAGCACTCCCAGGTCCTGGGGCCGCAAAGTATGGCCGGCAGGCAGGACGGTGGTACCGGCGCGCACGTCGGCACCCTGGCGCACCAGGTCCTGCCCCGGGGCCACGGGTTTAAAAACGGCGACGCAGTCCCCCTCCTGGACTTCCGTATTTTCCACCATAACCACGGCATCAGCCCCTGGGGGTATCATACTGCCAGTAGATACGGCCACCGCCTCGCCGGGGCCAACAGTGACTGCCGCCGGTTGCCCCATAGCTACCTCTCCTACCAGGTGTAAAATTACCGGTTCGCTTTCCCTGGCCCCGAAGGTATCAACTGCCCGGACGGCATATCCGTCCATGGTGGCGCGGGTAAAACCGGGAACGTCGTCCTTCGCCGTCACCGGCCGGGCCAGTTCCCGCCCCAGGGCAGCAAGCAGGGGTAAAATCACTTCCTGCCGTCCCGGCAGGGGCCAGTAGCGGGAAAGCATCCGGCGCGCTTCTGCTAGAGTTACCACCCGGAAGAGTTCCATCCATATCCCCCTGCTACTCAAAACATCCCAGCTGGCACTGGATAATCTTAATCTTTAAGTCGTCGGCAGCCTGTCCCACCTCACGCATGGGTACCTGCAAGCGGCGAGCTACTTCCTGGGCCACCGCGCAGGGCAGCTTGCCACCATGGTCAGCAGCCGCTTCTTTTACTGCTGCCCGGACGGCTTCCCGGTCAACCATAAAATATCCCTCCTAGGAAGTTCGTCTTTATATTTATTGACTTACTGGGGCCGGCCTTTATTCCCTTTTAGCCCTAAAAATTTACAGGCACCCGGAAGGGTGCCTGAAGTTACTGAAAACTCCTTTCCCATTCCGGGAGGCAGGCAGGTTTCCCCGCCTACCCCGTCGCTGCCTGGCAAGCAGGCAGGAGGCCAGCGGCCATAGCCTTAAAACCTTAGGCCCACTGGCTCGGAGATATATGCGGTTATATTGATTGTAGCATAACCAGAAGCAGGAAGCAAGTAGGAATTATGGCTTTACCTTTTACCCACCAGGGCGCAAAGCCTCTCGGTGGCGTAGTAAGCTTCCGCTCCGGTTACTATTTCCTGCGGATCGCCTCCCGTCTTATTCAGGGGCAGGAGGCCCCTCCCCCCGGCCCGGGCCACGGCTGCCGCCGGGTCTAAAGCCGCCGTATCCTCGCCCAGGTAGGTTAGAAGAAGACGGGCGGCATTGCCCCGCGTTAAAGGTTTCCGCTCGAGATAGGGCTGTAAGGCTGCAGACTTAGCGGCAACCAGATCGCCCCGGCCGGCTGCCCTTTTTAAGGCATTGGCCGTCATATAGTAAAAGCTTGCCTGGTTCACCGGGTCATCCAGCTTCCAGTCATTATTATAACCAGCAACAATAAGGCCCCACCGGTTAACAAATTTTAAACCTTCAAAGGCCCAGTGATTTTCCAGTGGGTTCTTTATATGATAATCCTTGAGATAGGCCCCCATTTTCACCAGTTTATCCTGGATGGCCTTGATGTCCCCGGGGCTGGCCGCCAGTTCCCGGAAATTTTTATTAACCTGCAGGGAATAAACGGCCGCCACCCCGGCAGCATCGCCGGTAGCCATACCTATGGGCACTACCCGGGCACTACCAGCAGCTAGGTGAGTATAGCCGGCCGAGCGCCCTACCACCAGGAGGTTGTCAACCCCCTGGGGCACCAGGGAGCGAAAGGGTATGCTGTAGACTTCCGGCCGGCCGTAGACGTAACCCGTATCCTGGGGTGAAGTCGCCTGGACATCCACCGGATAGGACCCCAGGGCGATGGCGTCGGGGAAATAGCGGTTAAAGAGGACGTCATTCAGGTCCAGCTGGTAAAGGGCCTTGATGTGGCGGGTTTCCCGGACGTAGAGTTCCGGCGCTGCCCCCAGGAGCCTGGCCCCGGCAAAACCGGGCAGCCGGGAGCGCAAGAAGTCAGTAATAGCCGGCAGTTCTTTCCGGGCCAGTTCCATGGCTTCAGTTTTGGCAGCCTCGCTCAGTCCATCGACACCAAAGATCTGCAGGGCGTTAATGAGGATGGTGCCGTCATTCTGGCGGCCGATATTTAAGCCCCGCAGCCGCAAGCGCGAGGTGGAGGGCTGGTAGGCAGCGCCAATGTCGGCAAAGCCCCAGGCGGCCCGGTCGGAAATCTTAGCGTCTTTGATCCGGCCTCCCTTGACGGCCTGCTCCAGGGCCGCCCAGTCTATCCCCCCCAGGTGAAAGACGAGGGTCACTGCCTGGCGCCGCTCTTTCTCGCCCATATCCTCGGCGCCTACCGTATAAGGAACGCCGGCCGCAGCGGCAACATCGGCATCCTGGGTAGCGTCGATGATCCGGCCGGCGTAGAAGGTTATTTCCTGGCCGTCCTTGACGGCTCTGATGCCGATCAGTTTATTGCCCTCCAGGATGGGCGCTTTAAAAGCAGTATTCAGGCTTAAAGCCAGGTTGGGGTAACGCTCCACCATGTCCAGGAAGACCTTTTTGGCCACGGTGACATCAAAAACGCTGCCCCCTACCTGGCGGTAGAAATCAAGAAAAGTACCGCGGGTCAGCAGTTCGTGTTTCGGCCCGTAATTCATGTCAATAAAGTTGAGCCAGCCATAGGTAAAAAGGCCGCCCAGGCCGTCGCGCCTTTCCATCAGCAGGACCTTGGCCCCCTGGCGAGCGGCAGAGATAGCCGCAGCGACACCTTCCGGTTGCCCACCTACCACTAGTACGTCGTAACTCGCCCCGGCAACCGGCGGCGGCGCCGGCGGAAAAGCAGCCGGGTCGGGTGCCTGTTGGGCAACTACCTGCCCGGCCCAGGCCCGCCATATGGTTAAATAATACCTGGCCCGCTCAAAAGCAGCTACCCGACCTGGCCAGAGGCGCCACCCCGCCAGGGTTGCTAAAAGTATAATAAAGCTTAAAAAAAGATACAGTTTCTTTTTGCCCGACATTTACTCATTTCCTCACCATATTCTTGACGTTCTTTGCAGAATCTCCTCCATTGCTCCAGGGACTTGCCTGCCGCTGCCCTATGCATGGGTTTTAGTCCGAGGGAAAACAGGCCAGCTTACTCGGGGATCACCGCCTGGAACCGGTAGTGGGGATCCTGCAGGCCCTCCTTGAAGGCCGCCTTGCTCCCCGGGGAAGAATCCAGGTTATAAAGCCACTTGCCGTCCACCTGGTTAAACCACACGGCAATCTTAATATTGGGGTAGTATAGCGCCAGGCTCCGGAAACATTCCCGTATCCAGGCCGCCTTGTCGCCGCCCACTTCGTTACTGGAGAACTCAGTAATCATGAAGGGCTTCTTCCCGAAATAATACATATACTCGCGGTACAGGGGCGCATAGATTTCATTAAACCCGCGCCAGGTGTCGGCGGCATGGCTGGTGCCGTTGTTGTAGCCCGTCAGGCCGATCCAGTCCACGGTTTGATCCCCCGGGTAATAAAGCAGGTAATTATTCCATTTAAAGTTGGGAAAGGAGCGGTCGTGGGGGTTAAAGACAAAAAGGACATTATTCGCCCCCTCCGCCTGGAAGAGGCGATAGACATGCTTCCAGGCCATTTTAAAAATGTCCGGATCCTTGCCGTAGTACCAGGCCGACCAGGTGGACCAGTCGCCGTTCATCTCGTTGCCGAAACGGACGAAAACGGGGTCTTCCAGGGCTTTAAACTGCCGCGCCCATTCCCGTAAAATATGGTCATACCTGCCCTGAATGAGGTCAATGAGGGAGGTATCATTTTTTTTGCCGTACCACCAGGGCTGCAGGGCAACCATCATCACACGGTTATCGTCGTAGATTTTCTGTAATTCTTTAAAGTTGAAGCGGGTATCAAAGGCGGCATAAGTAATGAGAAATTGAAATTTAAAGTCCAGCTCTTTTTCCAGGGGCAGGAGCTTTTCAAAATACTCCAGGCGCCCCGGCTTGTGAGGGTTAAGGATGCCCCACAGGGTTTTATCCGCCGGGATCACCAGGCGGTGACGCCGGCCTTCGATTGCGATATCCCGCTGGACCGGCGGGGCTGCCGGCAGGGCAGGTACACCTTGCGGCGGCAGGGGGTTAAAGCTCTGAATAATCCGGTTTAAATCCCGCACTGCGGCCGTAAAATTGGCCTGGTTGCTTTTGAGCATAAAGGTATAGACGGTTTTGCCGGCGACCAGGTCATACTCGCGGTAGCAGTTGAGATCGCCGGCGCCCAGTTGCTGCCGCGTCCATTCAAACTGCCAGGTATGGTAGCCCCGGATATTTAACTGC contains:
- a CDS encoding molybdopterin molybdotransferase MoeA — protein: MELFRVVTLAEARRMLSRYWPLPGRQEVILPLLAALGRELARPVTAKDDVPGFTRATMDGYAVRAVDTFGARESEPVILHLVGEVAMGQPAAVTVGPGEAVAVSTGSMIPPGADAVVMVENTEVQEGDCVAVFKPVAPGQDLVRQGADVRAGTTVLPAGHTLRPQDLGVLASLGVTRVTVYEPWRVGILATGNEIVPPEADPGPGQVRDINSYTLAGLVRKCGAEAALYGIAPDDMEELTTGVRKAMTENHLVLLSGGSSVGTRDLTVQVLAGLGQPGILFHGVALRPGKPTVAAVAGDKMILGLPGHPVSAMVVFRLLIEPLLRYGSYDHLAGRTVEAILSRTVTSIPGREDYIRVRLEAGPDGYLAVPVPGGSSMISSMVQADGLVAIPMEEEGLEAGTRVEVKLF
- a CDS encoding FAD-dependent oxidoreductase, with product MSGKKKLYLFLSFIILLATLAGWRLWPGRVAAFERARYYLTIWRAWAGQVVAQQAPDPAAFPPAPPPVAGASYDVLVVGGQPEGVAAAISAARQGAKVLLMERRDGLGGLFTYGWLNFIDMNYGPKHELLTRGTFLDFYRQVGGSVFDVTVAKKVFLDMVERYPNLALSLNTAFKAPILEGNKLIGIRAVKDGQEITFYAGRIIDATQDADVAAAAGVPYTVGAEDMGEKERRQAVTLVFHLGGIDWAALEQAVKGGRIKDAKISDRAAWGFADIGAAYQPSTSRLRLRGLNIGRQNDGTILINALQIFGVDGLSEAAKTEAMELARKELPAITDFLRSRLPGFAGARLLGAAPELYVRETRHIKALYQLDLNDVLFNRYFPDAIALGSYPVDVQATSPQDTGYVYGRPEVYSIPFRSLVPQGVDNLLVVGRSAGYTHLAAGSARVVPIGMATGDAAGVAAVYSLQVNKNFRELAASPGDIKAIQDKLVKMGAYLKDYHIKNPLENHWAFEGLKFVNRWGLIVAGYNNDWKLDDPVNQASFYYMTANALKRAAGRGDLVAAKSAALQPYLERKPLTRGNAARLLLTYLGEDTAALDPAAAVARAGGRGLLPLNKTGGDPQEIVTGAEAYYATERLCALVGKR
- a CDS encoding molybdenum cofactor synthesis domain-containing protein yields the protein MARKVFVTNRPWQEALEEFLGSLRSNGYLAGLPAEEVDVTRALGRVTAAPVYAAISSPHYPAAAMDGIAVRAEKTFGASEGEPLELAPDREAVLVDTGDPLPEGFDAVIMIEEVVFKDKATAVIRRPAVPGQNVRPVGEDIMAGELLVSAGHALTPYDLGGLLSAGVTRVAVRPRPRVAILPTGTEVVPPNPNPAPGQILESNGTMLAGLVVQWGGEPRVYPITPDDYQLLKERLVQAVAESDLVLINAGSSAGREDYTARLVAELGQVLTHGVATRPGKPVILGIVDGKPVIGVPGYPVSAALCAELFARPVIYYRQGLEPPRRERVQAVLARKIYSPLGREEFVRVRLEREGGRLVAIPTSRGAGTIMALARADGIVVVPRLAEGFAAGQEVTVYLLRPRETLLEETPHRSQDHQG
- a CDS encoding glycoside hydrolase family 26 protein; this encodes MRKWTWLVFLVLFLLALGSGRLQQQPQVAGNFPGNLSMTPVDNDTQEWQELVNTYDGFSLNYPVDWQQEIIPGVATILTKPGYAKLSIFAQPLGKISAEEYVLYSNRSLQEGWGSIKLQGQQQLNIRGYHTWQFEWTRQQLGAGDLNCYREYDLVAGKTVYTFMLKSNQANFTAAVRDLNRIIQSFNPLPPQGVPALPAAPPVQRDIAIEGRRHRLVIPADKTLWGILNPHKPGRLEYFEKLLPLEKELDFKFQFLITYAAFDTRFNFKELQKIYDDNRVMMVALQPWWYGKKNDTSLIDLIQGRYDHILREWARQFKALEDPVFVRFGNEMNGDWSTWSAWYYGKDPDIFKMAWKHVYRLFQAEGANNVLFVFNPHDRSFPNFKWNNYLLYYPGDQTVDWIGLTGYNNGTSHAADTWRGFNEIYAPLYREYMYYFGKKPFMITEFSSNEVGGDKAAWIRECFRSLALYYPNIKIAVWFNQVDGKWLYNLDSSPGSKAAFKEGLQDPHYRFQAVIPE
- the moaA gene encoding GTP 3',8-cyclase MoaA produces the protein MEDAFRRQINYLRIAITDRCNLRCRYCMPATGVPLKSHQDILRLEEIVTIARVAGSTGINRIRLTGGEPLVRKNVVTLVRELAKLPAIKEVSLTTNGIFLSGLARPLKEAGLSRVNISLDTLKKERYRYITRRGNISSVWQGIHAALAVGLTPVKLNVVVTRGFNDDEILDFARLAQEKPLHIRFIELMPIGAAAASAGGYVSMDEIKSRISRVYLLEPLADLVTNGPAVNFKVAGGKGSIGFISAMSSHFCHRCNRLRLTADGKLRPCLYWDGEIDIKGPLRAGASEAELAAIFARAVTLKPAEHHMETGWRQPRVMSQIGG